A genome region from uncultured Tolumonas sp. includes the following:
- a CDS encoding FKBP-type peptidyl-prolyl cis-trans isomerase, whose amino-acid sequence MSKFQTTEQQACYGIGRQIGQQLTEQSFAGFDLSAVQQGIEDAINNAPFAVEHEQIGEAFRILNERMAAEEAERAKTMQAGGIAFLNENAKRPEVKVTESGLQYEVLVPGSGKQPAASDKVRVHYHGTFTDGNVFDSSVQRGQPAEFPVGGVIAGWVEALQLMSEGAKWKLFIPHNLAYGERGAGSIPPFSTLVFEVELLNVLA is encoded by the coding sequence ATGTCTAAGTTTCAAACAACCGAACAGCAAGCCTGTTACGGTATTGGCCGTCAAATAGGCCAGCAATTAACTGAACAATCTTTTGCTGGCTTTGATCTGTCTGCTGTGCAGCAAGGTATTGAAGATGCAATCAACAACGCACCTTTTGCTGTTGAGCATGAGCAAATCGGCGAAGCATTCCGCATTCTGAATGAAAGAATGGCTGCTGAAGAAGCTGAACGTGCTAAAACCATGCAAGCAGGCGGTATCGCGTTCCTGAATGAAAATGCCAAACGTCCAGAAGTAAAAGTGACTGAATCAGGTCTGCAATATGAAGTTCTGGTTCCAGGCTCAGGCAAACAACCTGCTGCTTCTGATAAAGTACGTGTGCACTACCACGGTACTTTCACTGATGGCAACGTGTTTGACAGCTCAGTACAACGTGGTCAACCAGCTGAATTCCCAGTTGGCGGCGTGATCGCTGGTTGGGTTGAAGCACTGCAACTGATGTCAGAAGGCGCGAAATGGAAATTGTTCATTCCGCACAATCTGGCATACGGCGAGCGTGGCGCAGGTTCAATTCCTCCGTTCTCTACGCTGGTTTTTGAAGTAGAATTACTGAACGTATTGGCGTAA
- the dapB gene encoding 4-hydroxy-tetrahydrodipicolinate reductase has protein sequence MTAPIRIALMGCQGRMGKALLEAIQSNNQVALGAALERPGSTVIGLDVGDLNGLGAMNVLVADDLEKVKDQFDVIIDFTRPEVTLKNLAFAVANNKRIVIGTTGFDDAGKAAIADAATKIGVVFASNFSVGVNLVFKLLEQAAKVMGDYTDIEIIEGHHRHKIDAPSGTALSMGEVVAKTLGRDLKECAVYGREGITGERDRNTIGFATIRAGDLVGEHTVMFADIGERVEITHKASSRLTFANGAVRAANWLKDQSCGLFNMQDVLDLK, from the coding sequence ATGACCGCTCCGATTCGTATCGCATTGATGGGCTGTCAGGGCCGTATGGGTAAGGCCTTGCTGGAAGCAATTCAGAGCAATAATCAGGTTGCATTGGGTGCTGCACTTGAACGCCCTGGCTCGACCGTGATTGGTTTAGACGTTGGTGATCTGAATGGCTTGGGTGCAATGAATGTGCTGGTGGCTGATGATCTGGAAAAAGTAAAAGATCAATTCGACGTCATCATCGATTTTACCCGTCCGGAAGTGACATTAAAAAACCTGGCATTTGCTGTCGCGAATAATAAACGAATCGTGATTGGTACGACTGGTTTTGATGATGCAGGTAAAGCCGCCATTGCGGATGCTGCAACCAAAATCGGCGTCGTGTTTGCCTCTAATTTCAGTGTCGGTGTGAATCTGGTGTTTAAGTTGCTGGAACAGGCAGCGAAAGTGATGGGTGATTATACAGACATCGAGATCATCGAAGGTCATCACCGCCATAAAATCGATGCGCCATCAGGTACTGCATTGAGCATGGGTGAAGTCGTTGCCAAAACCCTGGGTCGCGATCTGAAAGAGTGTGCCGTATATGGCCGTGAAGGGATCACGGGTGAACGTGACCGCAATACCATAGGTTTTGCCACTATCCGTGCCGGCGATTTGGTCGGTGAACATACCGTTATGTTTGCTGATATTGGTGAACGTGTAGAGATCACACACAAAGCATCGAGTCGTTTAACGTTTGCAAATGGCGCTGTTCGTGCTGCAAACTGGTTAAAAGATCAATCTTGTGGTCTTTTTAATATGCAAGACGTATTAGATCTTAAATAA
- the carA gene encoding glutamine-hydrolyzing carbamoyl-phosphate synthase small subunit, giving the protein MTHSALLVLEDGTVFKGVSIGAEGCSVGEVVFNTSMTGYQEILTDPSYCRQIVTLTYPHIGNTGTNSEDEESPNIHAQGLIIRDLPLVASNFRNQATLSDYLKKHNVVGIAEIDTRKLTRILREKGAQSGCIIAGGDLDAAKALAATKAFPGLKGMDLAKVVSCTEAYEWTEGSWKLGQGHTQPAEYPFHVVAYDFGVKRNILRMLVDRGCRVTVVPAQTPAETVLAMNPDGVFLSNGPGDPEPCDYAIKAIKTFLETELPIFGICLGHQLLALASGAKTMKMKFGHHGANHPVKDLDRNVVMITSQNHGFAADDTDMPANLRVTHKSLFDGSLQGIHRTDKPAFSFQGHPEASPGPHDAAPLFDHFIDLIKKYRA; this is encoded by the coding sequence TTGACTCATTCTGCCCTGTTAGTGTTGGAAGATGGGACGGTGTTTAAGGGTGTGTCTATTGGTGCTGAAGGCTGTTCAGTCGGGGAAGTTGTTTTCAATACCTCGATGACTGGCTATCAAGAAATTCTCACTGATCCTTCTTATTGCCGCCAAATTGTAACGCTGACTTATCCCCACATTGGTAACACTGGTACCAATTCTGAAGACGAAGAATCCCCCAACATTCATGCTCAAGGCCTCATCATTCGCGATTTGCCATTAGTTGCATCTAACTTCCGTAATCAGGCAACACTGTCTGACTATCTGAAGAAGCACAATGTGGTTGGTATTGCTGAAATTGATACCCGCAAACTGACTCGTATTTTGCGTGAAAAAGGCGCTCAGTCTGGTTGCATCATCGCAGGCGGTGACCTGGATGCAGCGAAAGCACTGGCGGCAACGAAAGCCTTCCCTGGCCTGAAAGGCATGGATCTGGCGAAAGTAGTGAGCTGTACTGAAGCATATGAATGGACCGAAGGTTCATGGAAATTGGGTCAGGGTCATACTCAGCCTGCTGAATACCCATTCCATGTCGTTGCTTACGATTTCGGTGTGAAACGTAATATTCTGCGTATGTTGGTTGATCGTGGTTGTCGTGTGACCGTTGTTCCGGCCCAAACACCAGCAGAAACCGTGCTGGCGATGAATCCGGATGGTGTTTTCCTGTCGAATGGCCCTGGTGATCCAGAACCATGTGATTACGCAATTAAAGCGATCAAAACCTTCCTGGAAACCGAACTGCCAATTTTTGGTATCTGCTTAGGCCATCAGTTGCTGGCACTGGCTTCCGGTGCGAAAACCATGAAAATGAAATTTGGTCATCATGGTGCCAACCATCCGGTGAAAGATCTGGATCGCAACGTGGTGATGATCACCAGCCAGAACCATGGTTTTGCAGCCGATGATACGGATATGCCAGCTAACCTGCGTGTGACACATAAATCACTGTTCGACGGTTCTTTGCAGGGTATTCATCGTACTGACAAACCAGCGTTCAGCTTCCAGGGCCACCCTGAAGCGAGCCCAGGTCCGCATGATGCAGCTCCGCTGTTCGACCATTTCATCGACTTGATCAAAAAATATCGCGCATAA
- the carB gene encoding carbamoyl-phosphate synthase large subunit, whose product MPKRTDLKSILILGAGPIVIGQACEFDYSGAQACKALREEGFRVILVNSNPATIMTDPEMADATYIEPITWEVVRKIIEKERPDAVLPTMGGQTALNCALDLERHGVLAEFGVEMIGATADAIDKAEDRRRFDLAMRSIGLECPRAGIAHNMDEAWDVQKKVGFPCIIRPSFTMGGSGGGIAYNPEEFVEICERGLDLSPTKELLIDESLIGWKEYEMEVVRDRNDNCIIVCSIENFDPMGVHTGDSITVAPAQTLTDKEYQLMRNASMAVLREIGVETGGSNVQFGINPVDGRMVIIEMNPRVSRSSALASKATGFPIAKIAAKLAIGYTLDELMNDITGGKTPASFEPSIDYVVTKVPRFNFEKFAGANDRLTTQMKSVGEVMAIGRTFQESLQKAMRGLETGKTGFDPVIDATATDAKATIRHELQNPGADRLWFVADAFRAGMSLQDIFNDTKIDPWFLIQIEELLNLEKEVAAKGLSGIDADFMRKLKRKGFADARLAKLLNVKEAQVRELRYQYQILPVYKRVDTCAAEFSTNTAYMYSTYEEECEAAPTNKDKIIVLGGGPNRIGQGIEFDYCCVHAALALREDGYETIMVNCNPETVSTDYDTSDRLYFEPVTLEDVLEIVRVEQPKGVIVQYGGQTPLKLSRALEAAGVPIIGTSPDSIDRAEDRERFQQAVERLGLKQPQNATVTALEQAVEKATEIGYPLVVRPSYVLGGRAMEIVSDEIDLRRYFNEAVSVSNESPVLLDHFLDDAIELDVDAICDGEQVVIGGVMEHIEQCGIHSGDSGCSLPPYSLPADVLAEIREQVRKLAMELKVIGLMNVQFAVKDGVVYLIEVNPRAARTVPFVSKATGAPLAKIAARVMAGQSLTQQGFTKEIIPPYFSVKEVVLPFNKFPGVDPLLGPEMRSTGEVMGVGATFAEAYAKAQLGTGKGLPKSGRALLSVRGGDKKRAVELAAALINAGFELDATSGTSDALTAAGIANRKVNKVSEGRPHILDRIKNGEYTFIVNTVEGRVAIADSKQLRRGALQHKVSYTTTLNAGFASCLGMAIDETANVSSVQELHQRVKESM is encoded by the coding sequence ATGCCAAAACGTACGGACTTAAAAAGTATTCTGATCCTGGGTGCAGGCCCAATCGTGATCGGTCAGGCTTGTGAATTCGACTATTCTGGTGCACAAGCGTGTAAAGCACTGCGTGAAGAGGGTTTCCGCGTCATTCTGGTGAACTCTAACCCTGCCACGATCATGACTGACCCTGAAATGGCCGATGCCACTTACATCGAGCCAATCACTTGGGAAGTCGTGCGCAAAATTATTGAAAAAGAGCGCCCGGATGCAGTGCTGCCAACTATGGGTGGCCAGACTGCACTGAACTGTGCACTGGATCTGGAGCGTCACGGCGTATTGGCCGAGTTTGGCGTAGAAATGATCGGTGCCACCGCTGATGCAATTGATAAAGCGGAAGACCGTCGTCGCTTCGATTTAGCGATGCGTTCTATCGGTCTGGAATGTCCGCGTGCCGGTATCGCACATAACATGGATGAAGCTTGGGACGTTCAGAAGAAAGTCGGTTTCCCATGTATCATTCGTCCATCGTTCACCATGGGTGGTTCAGGTGGCGGTATCGCTTACAACCCAGAAGAGTTCGTTGAGATCTGTGAGCGTGGCTTAGATCTGTCACCAACCAAAGAGCTGCTGATCGACGAATCACTGATCGGTTGGAAAGAGTATGAGATGGAAGTGGTGCGTGATCGTAACGATAACTGCATCATCGTCTGTTCTATCGAAAACTTTGACCCGATGGGCGTCCACACCGGTGACTCGATCACAGTGGCACCCGCTCAAACACTGACTGATAAAGAATATCAGTTGATGCGTAACGCTTCGATGGCAGTCCTGCGTGAGATCGGCGTTGAAACCGGCGGTTCTAACGTACAGTTCGGTATCAACCCGGTTGATGGCCGTATGGTGATCATCGAGATGAACCCGCGTGTATCGCGTTCATCTGCACTGGCGTCTAAAGCGACCGGTTTCCCGATTGCTAAAATCGCTGCCAAACTGGCGATTGGTTACACCTTAGATGAGCTGATGAATGACATCACTGGCGGTAAAACGCCGGCATCTTTCGAACCATCTATCGACTACGTAGTAACCAAAGTTCCACGCTTCAACTTCGAAAAATTTGCCGGTGCTAACGACCGTCTGACTACCCAGATGAAATCTGTGGGTGAAGTGATGGCCATTGGTCGTACTTTCCAAGAGTCACTGCAAAAAGCGATGCGTGGTCTGGAAACAGGCAAAACAGGTTTTGATCCGGTTATCGATGCGACTGCAACTGATGCAAAAGCGACTATTCGTCATGAACTGCAAAACCCGGGTGCTGATCGTCTGTGGTTTGTAGCCGATGCGTTCCGTGCGGGTATGTCACTGCAAGATATTTTCAATGACACCAAGATTGACCCATGGTTCCTGATCCAGATCGAAGAGTTGCTGAATCTTGAAAAAGAAGTGGCGGCAAAAGGTCTGTCTGGTATCGATGCAGATTTCATGCGTAAGCTGAAACGTAAAGGTTTCGCTGATGCACGTCTGGCAAAACTGCTGAACGTGAAAGAAGCGCAAGTGCGTGAACTGCGTTATCAATACCAGATCCTGCCGGTTTACAAACGTGTCGACACGTGTGCGGCTGAGTTCTCAACTAACACTGCTTATATGTACTCTACCTATGAGGAAGAGTGCGAAGCAGCACCAACCAACAAAGACAAGATCATTGTTTTAGGTGGTGGCCCGAACCGTATCGGTCAGGGTATCGAGTTCGACTACTGCTGTGTGCATGCGGCACTGGCACTGCGCGAAGACGGTTATGAAACCATCATGGTTAACTGTAACCCTGAAACCGTTTCTACCGACTACGACACCTCAGATCGTCTGTATTTCGAACCGGTTACACTGGAAGATGTACTGGAAATCGTGCGTGTTGAGCAACCAAAAGGTGTGATCGTGCAGTACGGTGGTCAAACCCCACTGAAACTGTCGCGTGCACTGGAAGCTGCTGGCGTGCCAATCATTGGTACCAGCCCTGACTCTATCGACCGTGCCGAAGACCGTGAACGCTTCCAACAAGCGGTTGAGCGTCTGGGCCTGAAACAACCACAAAACGCGACTGTAACTGCGTTGGAACAAGCGGTTGAGAAAGCGACTGAGATCGGTTATCCGCTGGTAGTGCGTCCTTCCTATGTATTGGGTGGTCGTGCGATGGAAATCGTGTCTGACGAAATCGACCTGCGTCGTTATTTCAACGAAGCGGTAAGCGTATCGAACGAATCACCAGTATTGCTGGATCACTTCCTTGACGATGCGATTGAGCTGGATGTGGATGCAATCTGCGACGGTGAACAAGTCGTGATCGGTGGTGTGATGGAACACATTGAACAATGTGGTATCCACTCCGGTGACTCAGGCTGTTCATTGCCACCTTACTCGCTGCCAGCTGATGTGTTGGCTGAGATCCGCGAACAGGTACGTAAACTGGCCATGGAACTGAAAGTTATTGGTCTGATGAACGTGCAGTTTGCGGTGAAAGATGGTGTGGTTTACCTGATTGAGGTGAACCCGCGTGCGGCTCGTACTGTACCGTTCGTGTCGAAAGCGACAGGTGCACCACTGGCTAAGATCGCGGCACGTGTGATGGCCGGTCAGTCTCTGACTCAGCAAGGTTTCACGAAAGAAATCATTCCACCTTACTTCTCTGTAAAAGAAGTTGTGCTGCCTTTCAACAAGTTCCCGGGCGTTGACCCGCTGCTTGGCCCTGAAATGCGCTCGACCGGTGAAGTGATGGGTGTGGGTGCGACTTTCGCCGAAGCGTATGCTAAAGCGCAGTTGGGCACTGGCAAAGGCTTGCCTAAGTCTGGCCGTGCATTGTTGTCAGTTCGTGGCGGCGATAAGAAACGTGCGGTGGAATTAGCCGCTGCACTGATCAACGCGGGTTTTGAACTGGATGCAACTTCAGGCACTTCTGACGCGCTGACTGCGGCAGGCATTGCGAACCGTAAGGTGAACAAAGTCTCTGAAGGTCGCCCGCACATTCTGGATCGCATCAAGAATGGCGAATACACCTTTATCGTGAACACTGTTGAAGGTCGTGTAGCGATTGCAGACTCTAAACAACTGCGTCGCGGCGCACTGCAGCACAAAGTGTCTTACACCACGACGCTGAATGCTGGTTTTGCTTCTTGTCTGGGCATGGCGATTGATGAAACCGCCAATGTCAGTTCAGTACAAGAGTTGCATCAACGCGTGAAAGAAAGCATGTAA
- a CDS encoding M48 family metallopeptidase: MKKSLLAGITLCVLSACAVSPTGRKQLLLMGNNDVAQMGLSSFQQIKQKERVSTDPKQTRYVQCVAQAITQAIPAQFANTNPGQWEVVVFDSKEVNAFALPGGRIGVYTGLLKVAKNQDQLAAVIGHEVSHVLAQHSNERLSQSQVANMGMAAADQILQNSSTKGPAMAALGIGVQYGVLMPYSRAHETEADVLGLQLMSMAGFNPQEAVSLWYNMAGASQGNEPLEILSTHPSDQTRINQLQSLVPQMQPVYQQAQAGGVHPQCAG; this comes from the coding sequence ATGAAAAAAAGCCTGTTAGCTGGCATAACTCTTTGTGTGTTGAGTGCTTGTGCTGTTTCGCCTACTGGTCGCAAACAATTGTTATTAATGGGAAATAACGATGTAGCTCAAATGGGGTTATCGTCTTTCCAGCAGATAAAACAAAAAGAACGTGTGTCGACAGATCCAAAACAAACTCGCTATGTTCAGTGTGTTGCTCAGGCGATCACTCAGGCCATTCCTGCACAGTTTGCCAACACCAACCCCGGACAATGGGAAGTTGTTGTTTTTGATTCTAAAGAAGTGAACGCTTTTGCGCTGCCTGGTGGTCGGATTGGTGTGTATACCGGTTTGCTGAAGGTAGCTAAAAATCAGGATCAGCTGGCTGCAGTTATTGGCCATGAGGTTTCGCACGTATTAGCGCAACACTCGAATGAACGTTTATCTCAGAGCCAAGTGGCCAATATGGGTATGGCTGCTGCTGATCAAATTCTGCAAAATAGCAGCACCAAAGGCCCGGCCATGGCGGCATTAGGCATTGGTGTTCAATATGGTGTATTAATGCCATATAGCCGTGCACATGAAACAGAGGCCGATGTATTGGGTTTACAATTGATGTCGATGGCCGGTTTTAATCCTCAGGAAGCTGTTAGCCTTTGGTATAACATGGCTGGCGCCAGCCAAGGTAACGAGCCGCTGGAAATATTGTCTACCCACCCGTCTGATCAAACCCGAATCAACCAATTACAATCGTTAGTGCCACAAATGCAACCTGTGTATCAGCAGGCTCAAGCGGGCGGAGTTCATCCTCAATGTGCCGGATAG